From Bacillota bacterium, the proteins below share one genomic window:
- a CDS encoding homoserine dehydrogenase produces the protein MNETLRVGMLGFGTVGQAVARALERDATRIVSRTGRPIVLRRVAVRHPSKPRPILPHGVDVHADPLEVVEQGDVDVVVEVMGGEEPAFSAIRHAIASGKPVVTANKLVMARHGPKLLQLAAERGVPLLFEAAVGGAIPIIRPIRESLASDRVVGLMGILNGTTNFILTEMTESSSTTLAQALTQAQLRGYAEADPQADISGFDAACKLAVLVSLAFDGWLAPEDVHVSGLVGVDARDIQYASELGLTIKLLAFAFLREDGVEAWVGPALVSKRHPLSQVRGINNAVVLVTQAAGDLMFYGAGAGGDPTAAAILGDVMDVARRASSGHRQEANGALPEAFVPGQRVATADPGRTVHRFYVRMQVVDRPGVLAAIAAVFGQHAVSIESVIQKGRGEDPVDLVFVTHEAPLASVEAVLHTVGRLPVVVRTGPPMRVVGG, from the coding sequence TTGAACGAGACGCTGCGGGTAGGTATGCTGGGCTTCGGCACCGTGGGGCAGGCTGTTGCCAGGGCCCTGGAACGCGACGCCACGCGCATCGTCTCCCGGACGGGCCGTCCCATCGTGCTGCGCCGGGTGGCCGTCCGGCACCCTTCGAAGCCCCGGCCGATCCTCCCGCACGGAGTGGACGTCCACGCCGACCCGCTCGAAGTGGTGGAGCAGGGCGACGTGGACGTGGTCGTTGAGGTCATGGGCGGCGAAGAGCCTGCGTTTTCCGCCATCCGCCACGCCATCGCCTCCGGGAAACCTGTGGTGACGGCCAACAAGCTGGTCATGGCCCGGCATGGGCCGAAGCTCCTGCAGCTTGCCGCAGAGCGGGGAGTGCCGCTGCTTTTCGAGGCGGCGGTGGGTGGAGCCATTCCCATCATCCGGCCCATCAGGGAGTCGCTTGCGTCGGACCGGGTGGTGGGGCTGATGGGCATCCTCAACGGCACCACCAACTTCATCCTGACCGAGATGACAGAGTCGTCCTCGACCACCCTGGCCCAGGCACTCACGCAGGCCCAACTCCGCGGGTACGCCGAGGCGGATCCCCAGGCCGACATTTCGGGGTTCGACGCCGCATGCAAGCTGGCCGTGCTGGTCTCGCTGGCCTTCGACGGGTGGCTTGCGCCCGAAGACGTTCACGTGAGCGGGCTTGTGGGGGTGGATGCGCGGGACATCCAGTACGCGTCGGAACTGGGGCTGACCATCAAGCTCCTGGCCTTCGCGTTCTTGCGGGAAGACGGTGTTGAGGCCTGGGTCGGGCCGGCGCTGGTCTCGAAACGCCACCCGCTCAGCCAGGTGCGGGGCATCAACAACGCGGTGGTGCTCGTCACGCAGGCCGCCGGGGACCTGATGTTCTACGGGGCCGGAGCCGGGGGCGACCCGACCGCGGCGGCCATCCTGGGCGACGTGATGGACGTGGCGCGCCGGGCGAGCTCCGGCCACCGGCAGGAGGCGAACGGAGCCTTGCCGGAGGCGTTCGTACCGGGGCAGCGGGTGGCCACGGCCGACCCGGGCCGGACCGTGCACCGCTTCTACGTCCGCATGCAGGTGGTGGACAGGCCGGGCGTGCTGGCGGCCATTGCGGCCGTGTTCGGGCAGCACGCGGTGAGCATCGAGTCGGTCATCCAGAAGGGGCGCGGGGAGGACCCGGTGGACCTCGTCTTCGTCACCCACGAGGCGCCGCTGGCCTCGGTTGAGGCCGTCCTGCACACCGTGGGGAGGCTTCCCGTGGTCGTGCGAACGGGCCCGCCCATGCGGGTCGTAGGAGGTTGA
- the spoIVA gene encoding stage IV sporulation protein A, with protein MERFDVFRDMAERTGGCIYIGVVGPVRTGKSTFIRRFMELLVLPAIHDPDQTSRTRDQLPQSGAGRTIMTTQPDFVPDEPVEVVLQEPIRVKVRVVDCVGYTVRGALGYEEDGRARMVRTPWFEEEIPFEQAAEIGTRRVITEHSTIGLVVVTDGSITDIPREAYVPAEERVIGELRELGKPYLVLLNSIHPADPSTQQLAATLRDRYGVPVLPVDALRMTHDELLAILQELLWEFPVREVGICVPRWVQELNEDHWVRQRLFEAVQDHLQSVQRVRDVQTAVRRLGEHELVASAILAEMDLGTGCATAEVQTPASLFYQVLREITGAEIDGDHHLIRLVQELVRAKQEFDYLSEALAQVRATGYGVVTPRKEEISFQEPELIRQGHRFGVRLKASAPTIHMVRADVTTEVTPFVGTERQGEEFARYLSSLFDENPEKMWQSEFLGRSLQDLVREGIQSKLHRLPENAQQKLQETLTRIINEGSGGLICIIL; from the coding sequence GTGGAGCGCTTTGACGTCTTCCGAGACATGGCCGAGCGTACGGGAGGATGCATCTACATCGGGGTCGTAGGGCCGGTGCGTACCGGCAAGTCCACGTTCATCCGGCGGTTCATGGAACTCCTGGTGCTGCCTGCCATCCACGACCCGGACCAGACCAGCCGGACACGCGACCAGCTCCCCCAGAGCGGCGCCGGCCGGACCATCATGACGACCCAGCCGGACTTCGTCCCGGACGAGCCCGTCGAGGTGGTGCTGCAGGAGCCCATCCGCGTCAAGGTGCGGGTGGTGGACTGCGTCGGCTACACGGTTCGGGGCGCCCTCGGCTACGAAGAGGACGGCCGGGCGCGCATGGTGCGCACGCCCTGGTTCGAAGAGGAGATCCCCTTCGAGCAGGCCGCCGAGATCGGCACCCGCCGGGTCATCACGGAGCACTCCACCATCGGGCTCGTGGTCGTCACCGATGGCAGCATCACCGACATCCCCCGCGAGGCGTACGTCCCTGCCGAGGAGCGGGTCATCGGTGAACTCCGGGAACTGGGCAAGCCCTACCTCGTGCTGTTGAATTCAATCCACCCCGCCGACCCGTCGACTCAGCAGCTTGCAGCCACCCTTCGCGACCGCTACGGGGTGCCGGTGCTGCCGGTAGACGCCCTTCGCATGACCCACGACGAACTGCTCGCCATCCTGCAGGAACTGCTCTGGGAGTTCCCCGTGCGGGAGGTGGGCATCTGCGTGCCCCGCTGGGTGCAGGAACTGAACGAGGATCACTGGGTGCGGCAGCGGCTGTTTGAGGCGGTGCAGGATCACCTGCAGTCCGTGCAGCGGGTGCGGGACGTGCAGACCGCCGTCCGGAGGCTGGGCGAGCATGAGCTGGTAGCCTCGGCCATCCTGGCAGAGATGGACCTGGGCACCGGCTGCGCCACGGCGGAGGTGCAGACGCCCGCGTCGCTCTTCTACCAGGTGCTGAGGGAGATCACGGGAGCGGAGATCGACGGCGACCACCACCTCATCCGCCTGGTGCAGGAGCTGGTGCGGGCCAAGCAGGAGTTCGACTACCTCAGCGAGGCGCTGGCGCAGGTGCGGGCCACGGGCTACGGCGTCGTCACGCCCCGCAAGGAGGAGATCTCCTTCCAGGAACCGGAACTCATCCGGCAGGGCCACCGGTTCGGGGTGCGGCTCAAGGCGAGCGCGCCCACCATTCACATGGTGCGGGCGGACGTCACTACGGAGGTGACGCCGTTCGTGGGAACGGAACGCCAGGGCGAGGAGTTCGCGCGGTACCTGTCGAGCCTGTTCGACGAGAACCCCGAGAAGATGTGGCAGTCGGAGTTCCTGGGCAGGTCGCTGCAGGACCTGGTGCGGGAGGGCATCCAGAGCAAGCTGCACCGCCTGCCCGAGAACGCCCAGCAGAAGCTGCAGGAGACGCTGACCCGCATCATCAACGAGGGAAGCGGCGGCCTCATCTGTATCATTTTGTGA
- a CDS encoding uracil-DNA glycosylase, protein MIGEARQLSLFDVGPGPAAAPEQEALPLQAPASSPRQVAGGSTPGDAEWTRALAGAQDLSALEAVVKGCRRCGLRAGCTQVVFGEGNPRARLMLVGEGPGQVEDETGRPFVGPAGQLLDRMLAAIGLRRQDVYIANVVKCRPPSNRVPTPEEMAACWPNLRRQIELIRPQVILCLGATAAHQLVEPRGSISSLRGRWFVRDGIRYLVTFHPAALLRDPGKKPLAWQDLQMVQRALSEEKAS, encoded by the coding sequence GTGATAGGCGAGGCCAGGCAGCTTTCGCTGTTCGACGTGGGGCCCGGTCCGGCAGCGGCACCGGAGCAGGAGGCGCTGCCCCTCCAGGCTCCGGCCTCCTCGCCGCGCCAGGTAGCGGGAGGCAGCACGCCGGGCGACGCGGAGTGGACGCGGGCTCTGGCAGGGGCGCAGGATCTTTCGGCCCTCGAGGCGGTCGTCAAAGGCTGTCGGCGCTGCGGCCTCCGGGCGGGCTGCACTCAGGTGGTGTTCGGTGAGGGTAACCCCAGGGCCCGGCTCATGCTGGTCGGGGAGGGCCCGGGCCAGGTTGAGGACGAGACCGGCCGCCCGTTCGTCGGGCCCGCCGGGCAGCTGCTGGACAGGATGCTGGCCGCCATCGGGCTGCGCCGCCAGGACGTGTACATCGCCAACGTGGTCAAGTGCCGCCCGCCCAGCAACCGCGTGCCGACCCCCGAGGAGATGGCGGCATGCTGGCCCAACTTGCGCCGCCAGATTGAACTGATACGCCCGCAGGTCATCCTGTGCCTGGGGGCCACCGCGGCGCACCAGCTCGTGGAACCCAGGGGCAGCATCAGTTCCCTCCGGGGCCGGTGGTTCGTGCGGGACGGCATCCGGTACCTGGTTACGTTCCATCCGGCCGCCCTGCTGCGGGACCCGGGGAAAAAGCCCCTGGCGTGGCAGGACCTGCAGATGGTCCAGCGGGCGCTCTCCGAGGAGAAGGCGTCATAG
- a CDS encoding HU family DNA-binding protein, producing MTKAELIDRIADKTGLTKKDSGRALDAVFEAITEALAQGQRVQLVGFGSFEVRKRAARKGRNPQTGKEIQIGARQVPAFKAGKALKDAVAR from the coding sequence TTGACCAAGGCCGAGCTGATTGACAGGATCGCGGATAAGACCGGGCTCACCAAGAAGGACTCCGGGCGCGCACTGGATGCAGTCTTTGAGGCGATCACCGAGGCGCTGGCACAGGGGCAGAGGGTTCAGCTCGTTGGCTTCGGGAGCTTCGAGGTCCGCAAGCGGGCCGCCCGCAAGGGCCGCAACCCGCAGACGGGCAAGGAGATCCAGATCGGCGCCCGCCAGGTGCCCGCGTTCAAGGCCGGCAAGGCGCTGAAGGACGCGGTGGCCCGCTGA
- a CDS encoding acylphosphatase — protein sequence MTGPGGAVKAAHVVVDGIVQGVGFRAFARREARRLGLVGWVRNLPDGRVEVWVEGPAEAVDALVRQLERGPRGARVESVEKDHPPPAGRYTDFEVRYDAGL from the coding sequence ATGACCGGTCCGGGTGGCGCGGTGAAGGCGGCTCACGTGGTGGTGGACGGGATCGTGCAGGGCGTCGGCTTTCGTGCCTTTGCCCGGCGGGAGGCTCGCCGCCTGGGCCTCGTGGGGTGGGTGCGAAACCTCCCCGACGGGCGGGTGGAGGTCTGGGTGGAAGGGCCCGCTGAGGCGGTCGATGCCCTTGTCAGGCAGCTCGAGCGGGGGCCCAGGGGGGCCCGGGTGGAGTCGGTTGAGAAGGACCACCCGCCCCCCGCCGGTCGCTATACAGATTTCGAGGTACGGTACGACGCAGGCCTCTAG
- a CDS encoding aspartate kinase, with amino-acid sequence MGLVVQKFGGTSVATPERIRNVAQRIARTFRQGHQVVVVVSAMGHTTDQLIDLARQVTARPPQRELDVLLATGEQVSIALVAMALAELGVEAISLTGSQVGIHTDGMFTRARIRRISTERLHKELDARRVVVVAGFQGVTDHMDITTLGRGGSDTTAVALAAALQADVCEIYTDVNGVYTADPRVVPDARLLPVISHSEMLEMASLGAVVLQPRSVELAAQHGVVIHVRSSFSEREGTRVVPEANLEKAMVVTGVTHDRNVAKVVIIDVPDRPGVAFRLFSELAAAGINVDMIVQTAKQQETTDLLFTVARTDLDQTLAIAHRVSVELSAGEVRHDASVSKVSVVGAGMVSNPGVAARMFGALAGQGINIQAISTSEIKVSCLIDEARLEDAVQAVHQAFGLGATDEEQEA; translated from the coding sequence ATGGGACTGGTCGTTCAGAAGTTCGGCGGCACGTCCGTGGCTACTCCGGAACGGATCCGCAACGTGGCGCAGCGCATCGCCCGCACGTTTCGCCAGGGGCACCAGGTGGTCGTGGTCGTATCGGCGATGGGGCACACCACCGACCAGTTGATCGACCTGGCCAGGCAGGTCACGGCCCGGCCGCCCCAGCGTGAACTGGATGTGTTGCTCGCCACCGGCGAGCAGGTGTCCATCGCGCTGGTGGCCATGGCGCTGGCCGAACTGGGTGTGGAGGCCATCTCGCTGACCGGCTCGCAGGTGGGCATCCACACCGACGGGATGTTTACGCGGGCGCGCATCCGCCGCATCTCCACCGAGCGGCTGCACAAGGAGCTGGATGCCCGGCGGGTGGTGGTCGTCGCCGGCTTCCAGGGTGTCACCGACCACATGGACATCACCACGCTCGGCAGGGGCGGATCCGACACCACCGCGGTCGCGCTGGCCGCGGCACTGCAGGCGGACGTCTGCGAGATTTACACTGACGTGAACGGGGTGTATACGGCAGACCCCCGGGTCGTGCCGGACGCCCGGCTGCTGCCGGTCATCTCCCACAGTGAGATGTTGGAAATGGCAAGCCTCGGGGCCGTGGTGCTCCAGCCACGCTCCGTGGAACTGGCTGCACAGCACGGGGTGGTGATACATGTGCGTTCGAGCTTCAGCGAGCGGGAGGGAACGCGGGTCGTGCCCGAGGCCAATCTGGAAAAGGCGATGGTCGTCACCGGCGTCACGCACGACCGCAACGTGGCCAAGGTGGTGATCATCGACGTGCCGGACAGGCCGGGTGTAGCCTTCCGGCTCTTCTCGGAGCTTGCCGCCGCCGGCATCAACGTCGACATGATCGTCCAGACGGCCAAACAGCAGGAGACGACGGACCTGCTATTCACGGTGGCGCGCACCGACCTGGATCAAACCCTGGCCATCGCCCACCGGGTATCGGTCGAACTGAGCGCCGGAGAAGTCCGCCACGACGCCTCCGTGAGCAAGGTGTCGGTGGTGGGGGCGGGAATGGTCAGCAACCCCGGGGTGGCCGCCCGCATGTTCGGGGCGCTGGCCGGGCAAGGGATCAACATCCAGGCCATCTCGACCTCAGAGATCAAGGTTTCGTGCCTGATCGACGAGGCCAGGCTGGAAGACGCGGTCCAGGCGGTTCACCAGGCGTTTGGACTGGGGGCCACGGACGAAGAGCAAGAGGCATAG
- the thrB gene encoding homoserine kinase has translation MPGPEGSPGPEVKAAFVEVPASSANLGPGFDALAVALELRLRVTMRWVTTPSGSGGWPPSLAGLFVTGEGADEIDRTPAVNRVWQAAMRVFEAAAAPAWAGRFAVEIEEANAIPLAAGLGSSAAAAVAGLWGANALVGSPFAYERLLAMAAAIEGHADNAAAAAVGGFVTCRMGSAGVTAVRVPVPRGELVAVVAVPPLKLSTEQARRVLPAEVPLGDAVFNVGGTSLVVAALTTGRFELLREAMADRLHQPYRQALVPGLDAVMRAAIEAGAYGASLSGSGPSVLALCRPQQAEAVGDAMARAFSRYGLNARRFALEPASEGARLRIRRDSSEGEQGSV, from the coding sequence GTGCCCGGCCCTGAGGGGAGCCCGGGGCCCGAGGTCAAGGCGGCGTTCGTCGAGGTACCGGCCTCTTCGGCAAACCTGGGCCCCGGGTTCGACGCGCTCGCGGTCGCCCTGGAACTGCGCCTGCGGGTGACCATGCGCTGGGTGACCACACCCTCGGGCTCGGGCGGGTGGCCGCCGTCTCTGGCCGGGCTTTTCGTGACCGGCGAGGGTGCGGACGAGATCGACCGGACCCCCGCCGTCAACCGCGTCTGGCAGGCGGCGATGCGGGTTTTTGAGGCCGCAGCGGCTCCTGCATGGGCCGGGCGATTCGCCGTGGAAATCGAAGAGGCCAACGCCATCCCTCTGGCCGCCGGACTGGGTTCGAGCGCCGCGGCGGCAGTGGCCGGCCTGTGGGGCGCCAACGCCCTGGTTGGTTCGCCGTTCGCTTACGAGCGGCTCCTTGCCATGGCGGCCGCCATCGAGGGTCACGCGGACAACGCTGCGGCGGCCGCTGTGGGCGGATTCGTGACGTGCCGGATGGGGAGCGCCGGTGTGACCGCCGTCCGGGTTCCCGTGCCGCGCGGCGAACTGGTGGCCGTGGTGGCCGTCCCGCCCCTGAAGCTGTCCACCGAGCAGGCGCGGCGGGTACTGCCCGCCGAGGTGCCGCTCGGCGATGCCGTGTTCAACGTGGGCGGGACTTCGCTGGTCGTGGCGGCGCTCACCACCGGCCGGTTCGAGCTTCTCCGGGAGGCTATGGCGGACCGCCTGCACCAACCCTACCGGCAGGCACTCGTGCCCGGCCTCGACGCGGTCATGCGGGCGGCCATCGAGGCAGGCGCTTACGGGGCGAGCCTGAGCGGTTCTGGGCCTTCGGTGCTGGCGCTGTGCCGCCCCCAACAGGCGGAGGCCGTGGGGGACGCGATGGCGCGGGCTTTTTCACGTTACGGGCTCAACGCCCGCCGCTTCGCGCTGGAGCCGGCCTCGGAGGGCGCGCGGCTCCGGATCCGGCGGGATTCATCCGAGGGAGAGCAGGGGTCGGTGTAG
- the thrC gene encoding threonine synthase, with product MERGVVARYRSWLALPDGLEAVTLGEGDTPLLRLARLERRLGLGVPLYAKLEGHNPTGSFKDRGMTVAVSLARHRGRRAVICASTGNTAASAAAYAARGGMGAFVILPAGAVAAGKLAQAVAYGAVVVEVEGNFDAALSIVREMSRRYPVELVNSINPARLEGQKTAAFEICDELGDAPHYLAIPVGNAGNITAYWKGFSEYRQRGLTSRGPMMLGFQAAGAAPLVAGHPVKRPQSVATAIRIGRPASWEGAVRARDESGGLFEAVTDAAILQAQEALAREEGIFCEPASAASVAGVIKLAQGGYFERASGPIVAVLTGSGLKDPDRALAMGRPGQTVRAEATVEAVAAVLESWDGTSPGGAGVEGVSVGARP from the coding sequence ATGGAACGCGGAGTCGTGGCGCGATACCGCTCCTGGCTTGCCTTGCCCGACGGCCTGGAGGCGGTGACGCTGGGCGAAGGGGACACGCCGCTGCTGCGGCTGGCCCGGCTCGAGCGCAGGCTCGGCCTCGGGGTGCCGCTTTACGCCAAACTGGAAGGCCACAACCCCACGGGGTCGTTCAAGGACCGGGGCATGACGGTGGCGGTGTCGCTGGCCCGTCACCGCGGGCGCAGAGCGGTCATCTGCGCTTCCACCGGCAACACGGCTGCCTCGGCTGCCGCGTATGCGGCCAGGGGCGGGATGGGGGCTTTCGTGATCCTGCCGGCGGGGGCGGTGGCGGCGGGGAAGCTGGCGCAGGCCGTGGCGTACGGGGCCGTGGTGGTGGAGGTCGAGGGCAACTTCGACGCCGCCCTATCGATTGTGCGGGAGATGAGCCGGCGCTACCCGGTGGAACTGGTGAACTCCATCAACCCGGCGCGCCTCGAGGGGCAGAAGACCGCAGCGTTCGAGATCTGCGACGAACTGGGCGACGCGCCGCACTATCTGGCCATCCCTGTGGGCAACGCCGGCAACATTACCGCTTACTGGAAAGGCTTTTCCGAGTACCGCCAGCGCGGCCTGACCAGCCGCGGGCCAATGATGCTGGGCTTTCAGGCTGCAGGAGCGGCGCCGCTGGTGGCAGGACACCCGGTGAAACGCCCTCAATCGGTGGCGACCGCCATCCGGATCGGCCGGCCGGCAAGCTGGGAGGGCGCGGTCAGGGCTCGGGACGAATCGGGAGGGCTGTTCGAGGCGGTCACGGATGCGGCCATCCTGCAGGCGCAGGAGGCGCTGGCCAGGGAAGAGGGCATCTTCTGCGAGCCCGCTTCGGCGGCAAGCGTGGCGGGTGTTATCAAGCTCGCGCAGGGGGGCTACTTCGAGCGCGCATCCGGTCCCATCGTGGCGGTGCTGACCGGGTCGGGCCTGAAAGATCCCGACCGGGCGCTGGCTATGGGCAGGCCCGGCCAGACCGTCCGGGCCGAGGCCACGGTCGAAGCGGTGGCGGCGGTGCTGGAGAGTTGGGACGGGACAAGCCCGGGGGGCGCAGGTGTGGAGGGCGTGAGTGTCGGTGCCCGGCCCTGA